The Streptomyces sp. A2-16 sequence GATGGCTAAGCAGATCAAGGGCATCCTGGGCGAGAAGCTCGGCATGACGCAGGTGTGGGACGAGAACAACCGTGTTGTTCCGGTCACCGTCGTCAAGGCCGGTCCCAACGTCGTGACCCAGGTCCGTACGAACGACACCGACGGCTACGAGTCCGTCCAGATCGCGTTCGGCGAGATCGACCCGCGCAAGGTGAACAAGCCCCTCAAGGGCCACTTCGCCAAGGCCGACGTCACTCCCCGCCGCCACCTCGTCGAGATCCGTACCGCTGACGCCAGCGAGTACACCCTCGGCCAGGAGATCACCGCCGAGGTGTTCGAGGCCGGCATCAAGGTCGACGTGACCGGCAAGAGCAAGGGCAAGGGCTTCGCCGGTGTCATGAAGCGTCACAACTTCAAGGGCCTCGGCGCCGGTCACGGCACCCAGCGCAAGCACCGCTCTCCCGGTTCCATCGGTGGCTGCGCCACCCCGGGCCGCGTGTTCAAGGGCCTCCGCATGGCGGGTCGTATGGGCAACGAGCGGGTCACCACCCAGAACCTGACCGTTCACGCCGTTGACGCGGAGAAGGGCCTGCTCCTCATCAAGGGCGCGGTTCCTGGTCCGAACGGCGGCCTCGTCCTGGTCCGCACCGCGGCCAAGGGGGCCTGAGGACTATGAGCACCATTGACATTCTGTCGCCCTCCGGCGACACCGCCGGGACCGTTGAGCTCCCGGCCGAGATCTTCGACGTCGAGAAGATCAGCATCCCGCTGCTTCACCAGGTCGTCGTCGCGCAGCTGGCCGCCGCCCGTCAGGGCACGCACAAGGTCAAGCGTCGTGGCGAGGTCCGCGGTGGCGGCAAGAAGCCCTACCGCCAGAAGGGCACCGGCCGCGCCCGCCAGGGTTCGACCCGTGCGCCGCAGTTCGCCGGCGGTGGCGTCGTTCACGGCCCCACGCCGCGTGACTACTCGCAGCGGACCCCGAAGAAGATGAAGGCCGCGGCCCTGCGCCACGCCCTCACCGACCGGGCCCGCAACAACCGCATCCACGTCGTCTCCGGCGTCATCGAGGGCGAGTCGCCTTCGACGAAGGCCGCGAAGACGCTCTTCGGCAAGATCAGCGAGCGCAAGAACCTGCTGCTCGTCATCGACCGTGCCGACGAGGCCGCGTGGCTGTCCGCTCGCAACCTGCCCCAGGTCCACATCCTGGAGCCGGGCCAGCTGAACACGTACGACGTTCTCGTCTCGGACGACGTGGTCTTCACCCAGGCCGCTTTCGAGTCCTTCGTGTCTGGCCCCAAGGCCGCTGACACCGAAGGGAGCGAAGCCTGATGGCTACGCGTCACCCGAGCATCGCCTCGAAGGCCGCCAAGGCAGCCAAGGCCGCGCGCGTCGCCAAGGCGCGCCGCCACGAGGCCGAGGGCAAGAACACCGTCGTCACTCCGGCGAGCAAGGCCTTCACGGACCCCCGTGACGTCCTGCTGAAGCCGGTCGTGTCCGAGAAGAGCTACGCGCTTCTCGACGAGGGCAAGTACACGTTCATCGTGGCCCCCGGCGCCAACAAGACCCAGATCAAGCAGGCCGTCCAGGCGGTCTTCTCGGTCAAGGTCACCGGCGTCAACACGATCAACCGCCAGGGCAAGCGCAAGCGGACCCGCACCGGCTTCGGCAAGCGTGCCGACAGCAAGCGCGCGATCGTGACCCTTGCCGAG is a genomic window containing:
- the rplC gene encoding 50S ribosomal protein L3 translates to MAKQIKGILGEKLGMTQVWDENNRVVPVTVVKAGPNVVTQVRTNDTDGYESVQIAFGEIDPRKVNKPLKGHFAKADVTPRRHLVEIRTADASEYTLGQEITAEVFEAGIKVDVTGKSKGKGFAGVMKRHNFKGLGAGHGTQRKHRSPGSIGGCATPGRVFKGLRMAGRMGNERVTTQNLTVHAVDAEKGLLLIKGAVPGPNGGLVLVRTAAKGA
- the rplD gene encoding 50S ribosomal protein L4, with amino-acid sequence MSTIDILSPSGDTAGTVELPAEIFDVEKISIPLLHQVVVAQLAAARQGTHKVKRRGEVRGGGKKPYRQKGTGRARQGSTRAPQFAGGGVVHGPTPRDYSQRTPKKMKAAALRHALTDRARNNRIHVVSGVIEGESPSTKAAKTLFGKISERKNLLLVIDRADEAAWLSARNLPQVHILEPGQLNTYDVLVSDDVVFTQAAFESFVSGPKAADTEGSEA
- the rplW gene encoding 50S ribosomal protein L23; this encodes MATRHPSIASKAAKAAKAARVAKARRHEAEGKNTVVTPASKAFTDPRDVLLKPVVSEKSYALLDEGKYTFIVAPGANKTQIKQAVQAVFSVKVTGVNTINRQGKRKRTRTGFGKRADSKRAIVTLAEGDRIDIFGGPTA